The Artemia franciscana chromosome 21, ASM3288406v1, whole genome shotgun sequence genome includes the window GTCCGCTGTTTTACTAACCAAGTTAGCATTGAAAGATGCATATCTTTTTTCAGTCTTGTGACCAAAAAGAGGTTGTGACCCAAAATCATAGAACTCTTTGAGTAAAACTgcattattttcaacaaaatattcaGTTACGGCGACATGTTTTTCACTTGTTGCTAGCATTAAGGGTGTTCTATTGTAATAATTGAAGGCGTTTATATtggcaccatttgaaatcagtatCTTACAAACATCTACTGATCCTATCCTAGCAGCATAGTGTAACGGTGTTTCATTTGCATTATCTAAGGTATTTACGTTGGCATCATTTGAAATAAGCTCCTTACAAACAGCTAATTTTCCTTGTTCAGAGGCATAGTGTAACGGTGTTCGATGAAAATTGCCTAAGGCATTTACGTTGGCACCATTTGAAAAGCTGCTTACAAACAGCTAAGTCTCCTTGTTTAGCGACATAGTGTAACGGTGTTCGTCCTAAATAGTCTAAGCTATTTACGTTGGCACCATTTGAAATAAGCTGCTCACAAACAGCTAATTTTCCTTGGTCAGCAGCATAGTGTGACCGTGTCCAATCGAATTCATCGAAAGCGTTTATCTtggcaccatttgaaatcaGTAGCTTACAAACATCTACTGATCCTATCCTAGCAGCATATTTTAACggtgttttatttatattatctaaGGTATTTACGTTGGCACCATTTGAAATAAGCTGGTTACAAACAGCTAATTTTCCTCGGTAAGCAGCATAGTGTAGCGGTGTGACATTACAATAGTCTAAGGCATTTACGTTGACACCATTTGAAAAGCTGCCTACAAACAGCTAAGTTTCCTTGTTTAGCGGCATAGTGTAACGGTGTTCGTCCTAAATAGTCTAAGCTATTTACGTTGGCACCATTTGAAATAAGCTGCTCACAAATAGCTAATTTTCCTTGGTCAGCAGAATAGTGTAACCGTGTCCAATCGAATTCATCGAAAGCGTTTATCTTGGCACCTTTTGAATCAGTAGCTTACAAACATCTACTGATCCTATCCTAGCAGCATAGTTTAACggtgttttatttatattatctaaGGTATTTACGTTAGCACCATTTAAAATAAGCTGGTTACGAACAGCTAATTTTCCTCGGTAAGCAGCATAGTGTAGCGGTGTGACATTACAATAGTCTAAGGCATTTACGTTGACACCATTTGAAAAGCTGTCTACAAACAGCTAAGTTTCCTTGTTTAGCGGCATAGTGTAACGGTGTTCGTCCTAAATAGTCTAAGCTATTTACGTTGGCACCATTTGAAATAAGCTGCTCACAAATAGCTAATTTTCCTTGGTCAGCAGAAAAGTGTAACCGTGGCCAATCGAATTCAACGAAAGCGTTTATCTtggcaccatttgaaatcaGTAGTTTACAAACATCTACTGATCCTGTCCTAGCAGCATAGTTTAACGGTGTTCTATTTATATTATCTAAGGTATTTACGTTGGCACCATTTGAAATGAGCTGGTTACAAACAGCTAATTTTCCTCGGTAAGCAGCATAGTGTAGCGGTGTGACATTACAATAGTCTAAGGCATTTACTTTGGCACCATTTGAAATAAGCTGCTTACAAACAGCTGATTTTCCTTGTTCAGCGGCATAGTGTAACGGTGTTCGTTCTAAATTATCTAAGTTATTTACGTTGGCACCATTTGAAATAAGCTGCTTACAAACAGCTAATTCTCCTCGGTAAGCAGCATAGTGTAGCGGTGTGACATTACAATAGTCTAAGGCATTTACTTTGGCCCCATTTGAAATAAGTTGCTTACAAACAGCTGATTTTCCTTGTTCAGCGGCATAGTGTAACGGTGTTCGTTCTAAATTATCTAAGTTATTTACGTTGGCACCATTTGAAATAAGCTGCTTACAAACAGCTAATGGTCCTCGGTAAGCAGCATAGTGTAGCGGTGTGACATTACAATAGTCTATTGCATTTACTTTGGCACCATTTGAAATAAGCTGCTTACAAACAGCTGATTTTCCTTGTTCAGCGGCATAGTGTAACGGTGTTCGTTCTAAATTATCTAAGTTATTTACGTTGGCACCATTTGAAATAAGCTGCTTACAAACAGCTAATTTTCCTCGGTAAGCAGCATAGTGTAGTGGTGTGCCATTCTCGTAGGTATTTACGTTGGCACCATTTGAAATAAGCTGCTCACAAACAGATAATTTTCCTTGGTCAGCAGCATA containing:
- the LOC136040962 gene encoding serine/threonine-protein phosphatase 6 regulatory ankyrin repeat subunit C-like, encoding MQINPIEPSRSASLHYAFNRTPLHYAAEQGKLAICKQLISNGTNVNALDYCNVTPLHYAAYRGKLAVCNQLISNGANINNLDNLERTPLHYAAEQGKSAVCKQLISNGAKVNALDYCNVTPLHYAAYRGKLSVCEQLISNGANINNLDNLERTPLHYAAEQGKSAVCKQLISNGAKVNAVDYCNVTPLHFAAYRGKLSVCEQLISKGANVNNLDNLERTPLHYAAYQGKSAVSKQLISNGAKVNALDYCNVTPLHYAAYRGKLAVCNQLISNGANVNTLDNINKTPLNYAARIGSVDVCKLLISNGAKINTFDKFDLTRLHYAADQGKLSVCEQLISNGANVNTYENGTPLHYAAYRGKLAVCKQLISNGANVNNLDNLERTPLHYAAEQGKSAVCKQLISNGAKVNAIDYCNVTPLHYAAYRGPLAVCKQLISNGANVNNLDNLERTPLHYAAEQGKSAVCKQLISNGAKVNALDYCNVTPLHYAAYRGELAVCKQLISNGANVNNLDNLERTPLHYAAEQGKSAVCKQLISNGAKVNALDYCNVTPLHYAAYRGKLAVCNQLISNGANVNTLDNINRTPLNYAARTGSVDVCKLLISNGAKINAFVEFDWPRLHFSADQGKLAICEQLISNGANVNSLDYLGRTPLHYAAKQGNLAVCRQLFKWCQRKCLRLL